The following proteins come from a genomic window of Mesorhizobium sp. 131-2-1:
- a CDS encoding BON domain-containing protein — MRFDKDIKQDLESELNWDPDITATDVGVTVKNGVVSLTGYVPFYMQKYQAENAAKRVKGVLGIANDIEVRLPSSHQKTDPELARAAIEAISLELPSSHERFKVIAKEGWLTLEGDAEWQYQRNQAEVATRKLHGVKGVINRVVVKPRVAPVEIKVKIENAFKRSAEVDAQQISVTADGGDVSLAGTVSSWSEKQEAERTAWRAPGVVRVHNHINIVG; from the coding sequence ATGAGATTCGACAAAGATATCAAGCAAGACTTGGAAAGCGAACTGAATTGGGACCCTGACATTACTGCCACCGATGTCGGTGTCACCGTCAAAAACGGCGTCGTCTCGCTTACCGGCTACGTCCCTTTCTATATGCAGAAGTACCAGGCGGAGAATGCGGCGAAGCGAGTCAAAGGAGTCCTCGGCATCGCCAACGACATTGAAGTTCGCCTTCCATCCAGCCATCAAAAGACTGATCCGGAACTCGCACGGGCCGCAATCGAGGCAATCTCCCTCGAGCTTCCCTCTTCCCACGAGCGGTTCAAGGTCATCGCGAAAGAAGGTTGGCTTACCCTAGAGGGCGACGCCGAGTGGCAATACCAGCGCAATCAGGCTGAAGTCGCCACGCGGAAACTGCACGGCGTCAAGGGCGTCATCAATCGTGTGGTGGTGAAGCCGCGCGTGGCCCCTGTGGAGATCAAGGTCAAGATCGAAAACGCGTTCAAGCGAAGCGCGGAGGTCGACGCGCAGCAGATCAGCGTCACCGCCGATGGAGGCGATGTAAGCCTCGCTGGGACGGTAAGTTCGTGGTCGGAAAAGCAGGAGGCCGAGCGAACTGCTTGGCGAGCGCCAGGCGTCGTCAGGGTCCACAACCACATCAACATT
- a CDS encoding LysR family transcriptional regulator, translated as MDVELARSFLEIVSSGSFIRASERLNVAQTTVSARIRSLEQQLGRPLFVRHKGGASLTPAGEQFLRHAPMFVQLWQRTLHQVAVPPGRRAVLTVGSEVSLAQPLLLDWVRWMRRSLPDIALHVHVDVPQDLINQVASGLVDVAVMYAPQHRPGLKIDLLMDEKLVLVTTNPEARLADRIDYVYVDWGPDFTLHHGMNFPDVAPDLFIDLGPLALSYILSAGGSGYFRMSVVQPHIEAGRLHLVPETPQFSYPVYAVQSANADEAVVVSALAGLHSISNGNAEPA; from the coding sequence ATGGACGTCGAGCTCGCTCGCTCTTTTCTCGAGATTGTTTCCAGTGGGAGTTTCATCCGGGCTTCCGAACGATTGAACGTAGCGCAGACAACCGTGAGCGCGCGAATTCGCAGCCTCGAGCAGCAACTAGGCCGACCGCTTTTCGTGCGGCACAAAGGCGGCGCTTCGCTCACCCCTGCTGGCGAACAATTTCTGCGCCACGCTCCGATGTTCGTCCAGCTGTGGCAGCGCACCCTTCATCAGGTTGCTGTCCCGCCCGGCCGTCGCGCCGTTCTGACTGTCGGCAGCGAAGTCAGTCTTGCTCAACCCCTTCTGCTCGACTGGGTTCGATGGATGCGTCGATCCCTTCCCGATATCGCGCTTCATGTCCATGTCGATGTGCCACAGGATTTGATCAATCAAGTCGCGTCCGGGCTCGTCGACGTGGCAGTCATGTATGCGCCCCAGCATCGGCCCGGTCTGAAAATCGATCTGCTCATGGACGAAAAACTCGTTCTCGTGACAACCAACCCCGAAGCACGCCTGGCGGACCGAATAGACTACGTGTACGTAGATTGGGGGCCGGATTTTACGCTTCATCATGGCATGAATTTCCCGGATGTCGCGCCAGATCTCTTTATAGATCTCGGCCCGCTCGCGCTCAGTTATATTCTTTCGGCTGGCGGGTCCGGCTATTTCAGGATGAGCGTGGTGCAGCCTCATATCGAGGCCGGGCGGCTGCACCTTGTGCCCGAAACGCCGCAGTTTTCGTATCCAGTTTATGCGGTGCAATCTGCTAACGCGGATGAAGCCGTAGTGGTCTCTGCCTTGGCCGGACTGCACTCCATCTCAAATGGCAATGCCGAACCGGCATGA
- a CDS encoding gluconate 2-dehydrogenase subunit 3 family protein, whose amino-acid sequence MEGAQALSNLTHRFACSVTGEIMSTREKSQGDVGRRDFLKLFGAAGAAGAAASTLPLGGSASADEIMAATAADTKHHHVTAATEPHGGGSGYEFFNVDESAFIEAAVDTLIPSDSTGPGAKELGVAIYIDRQMAGGYGKGDRLYLEGPFGEGTPEQGYQLPMTPSELIRAGIADISAHVQKNHKSTFDGLSAKDRAAVMAELDGKKVELPTVPTATFFGLLLQLTIEGYFADPMYGGNKDRAAWKMIGFPGADAMYMDKIEPFRNKPYAADPRGIQDLI is encoded by the coding sequence TTGGAGGGAGCGCAAGCTCTCTCCAACCTCACACATCGTTTTGCCTGCAGCGTCACAGGAGAGATCATGTCGACGAGAGAAAAGAGCCAAGGCGATGTGGGGCGGCGCGACTTTCTGAAGCTGTTCGGCGCGGCTGGAGCGGCCGGAGCGGCTGCGAGTACTCTGCCGCTTGGCGGATCCGCATCGGCGGATGAAATCATGGCTGCCACCGCTGCAGATACCAAACATCACCACGTGACCGCCGCCACCGAACCTCATGGTGGAGGCTCTGGCTATGAATTCTTCAATGTCGACGAATCCGCCTTCATCGAGGCGGCGGTCGATACGCTCATTCCAAGCGATTCAACCGGCCCTGGCGCCAAGGAACTCGGCGTCGCGATCTATATCGATCGGCAGATGGCCGGCGGATACGGCAAGGGCGATCGTCTGTATCTGGAAGGACCGTTTGGCGAGGGTACGCCCGAGCAGGGCTATCAACTGCCGATGACGCCATCGGAACTGATCCGGGCCGGCATCGCCGACATCAGTGCCCATGTACAGAAAAACCACAAGAGCACCTTCGACGGCCTTTCGGCGAAAGATCGTGCCGCGGTGATGGCCGAACTCGACGGCAAGAAGGTCGAACTTCCAACGGTGCCGACCGCAACCTTCTTCGGGCTTCTGCTGCAGCTCACGATCGAGGGCTATTTCGCCGACCCGATGTATGGCGGAAACAAGGACAGGGCTGCCTGGAAGATGATCGGCTTCCCAGGCGCCGACGCCATGTACATGGACAAGATCGAACCATTTCGGAACAAGCCCTATGCAGCCGATCCGAGGGGCATACAGGACCTCATTTAG
- a CDS encoding GMC family oxidoreductase, which translates to MATKLNAVDVLIVGLGWTGGIIAKELASTKLKIVALERGGPRDTNPDFIDPQIHDELRYAARHDLMQNVRRETITFRNSESQTALPMRQLGSFLPGQGVGGAGVHWNGVTWRWLEWDHQARTRTVDKYGEKIVPSDMHLQDWPITYDDLEPYYDKFEKTCGTSGKAGNINGRKIDGGNIFEGARKDEYPNPPMIAAQSMVMFEKAARNLGYHPFPNPSSNASRDYVNPDGVAFGQCHYCGFCERFGCEANAKASPHFTVIPLAVKNPNFELRTNSIVLKVNLDSTRKKAVSVTYLDARGREFEQPADLIILSAYALGNVSLLLQSGIGVPYDPATGKGVVGRNYAYQCGGGATAFFDKNTILNRFMGAGALGTCMDDFNGDNYDFVKAGYIGGGGISCSNSGARPIQSHPTPRGTPRWGSEWKRAVVDNYDHAASVGNQGAVMAYRQNYLSLDPTYTDVFGRPLMRMTFNFQDNEIKQMNAQADICVTLAKEMGATKIDRNVPPVPYSIVPYQSTHNTGGAVFGADPSTSVLNKYLQVWDVPNVFVTGACVFPQNAGKNPTGPVGALAYWAVDAIKNQYLKNPGPLVSS; encoded by the coding sequence ATGGCCACCAAACTCAACGCGGTCGATGTCCTGATTGTCGGTCTTGGGTGGACAGGCGGCATCATTGCCAAGGAGCTTGCATCGACCAAGCTGAAAATCGTCGCCCTGGAGCGGGGAGGCCCGCGTGACACCAATCCGGACTTCATCGACCCGCAGATCCATGACGAGCTGCGTTACGCCGCCCGCCACGACCTCATGCAGAACGTGCGGCGGGAAACCATCACATTCCGCAACAGTGAATCGCAAACGGCGCTGCCAATGCGTCAACTCGGCTCGTTCCTGCCCGGGCAGGGCGTCGGCGGCGCCGGCGTGCACTGGAACGGCGTGACCTGGCGCTGGCTCGAATGGGATCATCAGGCGCGCACCCGGACGGTCGACAAATACGGCGAAAAGATCGTCCCTTCGGATATGCACCTGCAGGACTGGCCGATCACCTATGACGATCTCGAACCTTATTACGACAAGTTCGAAAAAACCTGCGGCACTTCCGGCAAGGCCGGCAATATCAACGGCCGGAAGATCGATGGCGGCAATATCTTCGAGGGAGCGCGAAAGGACGAGTACCCCAATCCGCCGATGATTGCCGCGCAGAGCATGGTGATGTTCGAGAAGGCGGCCCGCAATCTCGGCTATCACCCGTTCCCCAACCCGTCGTCGAATGCGTCGCGGGATTACGTCAATCCCGATGGCGTGGCCTTCGGGCAATGTCACTATTGTGGATTCTGCGAACGTTTCGGCTGCGAGGCGAATGCCAAGGCCAGCCCGCATTTCACAGTCATTCCGCTGGCTGTGAAGAACCCGAATTTCGAGCTGCGCACGAACTCGATCGTGCTGAAGGTCAATCTCGACTCGACCCGCAAGAAGGCGGTCAGCGTCACCTATCTCGACGCGCGCGGGCGCGAATTCGAACAGCCTGCCGATCTCATCATCCTGTCGGCCTACGCGCTCGGCAACGTCAGCCTGCTGCTGCAATCGGGGATTGGCGTACCCTATGACCCGGCAACGGGAAAGGGCGTGGTCGGCCGCAACTATGCCTATCAGTGCGGTGGCGGAGCCACCGCCTTCTTCGACAAGAATACCATCCTGAATCGCTTCATGGGCGCAGGCGCACTCGGCACCTGTATGGACGATTTCAATGGCGACAACTACGATTTCGTCAAGGCGGGCTATATCGGTGGCGGCGGCATCAGTTGCAGTAACTCGGGCGCCAGACCTATCCAGTCGCATCCCACACCCCGTGGCACGCCGCGTTGGGGCTCCGAGTGGAAGAGGGCCGTGGTCGACAATTATGACCACGCGGCCAGCGTCGGCAATCAAGGCGCGGTGATGGCTTACCGGCAGAACTATCTGAGCCTTGATCCGACCTACACCGACGTTTTTGGACGTCCGCTTATGAGGATGACGTTCAATTTCCAGGACAACGAAATAAAGCAGATGAACGCCCAGGCTGACATCTGCGTGACACTGGCCAAGGAGATGGGTGCGACCAAGATCGATCGAAACGTGCCGCCCGTGCCCTATTCGATCGTGCCCTATCAGAGCACGCACAACACAGGTGGCGCGGTCTTCGGAGCCGACCCAAGCACCAGCGTTCTAAACAAGTATCTTCAGGTCTGGGATGTCCCGAACGTATTCGTCACCGGCGCTTGCGTGTTTCCCCAGAACGCCGGGAAGAACCCGACCGGACCGGTAGGCGCTCTTGCCTACTGGGCGGTGGATGCGATCAAGAACCAATATCTGAAGAACCCCGGCCCACTGGTTTCCTCCTGA
- a CDS encoding c-type cytochrome: protein MKSTLLGLATAILTAVGSAHAQDSSPGNAEAGAVVFKRCMACHKVGPDAKNGVGPVLNGIVGRVAGAYPDYRYSAANKNSGLTWDEPTLTTYLRAPRKLIPGTKMAFAGLTKDQEIADVIAYLKQFNAQGQKVGP, encoded by the coding sequence ATGAAATCGACCTTGCTTGGATTGGCGACCGCAATTCTCACCGCTGTCGGGTCGGCCCATGCGCAGGACTCATCCCCCGGCAACGCCGAAGCCGGCGCCGTCGTCTTCAAGAGGTGCATGGCCTGCCACAAGGTCGGCCCCGACGCAAAGAACGGAGTAGGTCCGGTCTTGAATGGCATCGTAGGCCGAGTGGCTGGTGCGTATCCGGATTACCGTTATTCCGCGGCGAACAAGAACTCGGGCCTGACTTGGGATGAACCGACGCTGACGACCTATCTGCGCGCGCCGCGCAAGCTGATCCCCGGAACAAAGATGGCGTTCGCCGGCCTCACCAAGGACCAGGAGATCGCTGACGTAATCGCTTATCTGAAACAGTTCAACGCTCAAGGACAGAAGGTCGGCCCTTAA
- a CDS encoding DUF488 domain-containing protein has protein sequence MSEKIFNERVKLKRAYESPAADDGKRVLVDRLWPRGVKKTEAAIDHWMKELAPSTALRKWFGHDPARWEEFRRRYAAEIHEHRDQLDRLRGMIRQGAVTLVYSAHDEAHNDAVVLREILLRHR, from the coding sequence ATGAGCGAAAAAATCTTCAACGAGAGAGTGAAATTGAAACGGGCATATGAGAGCCCTGCTGCCGACGACGGCAAGCGAGTGTTAGTTGACCGGCTTTGGCCGCGCGGGGTCAAGAAGACCGAAGCCGCGATCGACCATTGGATGAAGGAACTCGCGCCAAGCACCGCGCTTCGGAAATGGTTCGGACACGACCCGGCTCGCTGGGAGGAATTTCGCCGGCGATATGCGGCGGAAATCCATGAGCATCGCGATCAACTCGACCGACTGCGCGGCATGATACGGCAGGGCGCCGTCACACTCGTCTACTCGGCTCACGACGAGGCCCACAACGATGCAGTCGTCCTTAGAGAGATCTTGCTGAGACATCGATAG